The Sinorhizobium sp. B11 genomic interval ATGCGGCCGTGACCTTTGTTCAGTTGGACGCAGCGCTGGCGAGATTTTCAGACCTGTCGAAGACGGGTTTGCGGTTGGCTCACCGATCGACAGCGCCAGCCAGGCGACAGGCAGGCTCCTTCCCGATCATCGATCCGAAACAGCGCGGGCCCGCGCCGCCCTCGCCCATGCCCGGGCTCAGAGGCGTTGTCTGGACGGGCAACCTTTTGATCCTGGTCTTCATCGTCGGATTGGGTATCTGGTCGGTTCTGGCGCCGCTGAAAAGCGCTGCGGTTGCATCCGGGGTTATCGAACCGGAAACCAGCCGCAAGACCATTCAGCATTTGGAAGGCGGGATCGTGCGGCGGATCCTCGTCAAAAACGGCGATGCGGTCATGGGCGGGCAGATCGTGATAGAGCTCGACGATACCAAGTTCCGCTCGGAGCGCGACAGCATTCAAGGGCAACTTTGGGACGCCGAAGGAAGCCGTGCGCGCCTGCTCGCGGAACAGACGGGCGCCGACCATGTCACCTATCCCGGGGATCTCGGGGCAGCAATGGAGAGATATCCCTCGGTTGGCGCAATCCTGACCGGGCAGCAGAAAATCTTCGAAGCCCGCCGCCGGGTCATGCAGGCGGAAATCCAGATCGCCAATGAAAAGATCGCGCAGGTGCGGCAGGAAATCGCCGGACTTGGCGCGCAGAAGGCGGCACTGGCCGGCAGAACCGCAATCTCGAGCGAGGAGATGGATCAGGTTACGACCCTCAACGCCAAGGGACTGGAAAAAAAGAGCAGGCTTCTCAACCTCCAGCGGGAAAAGGCAGATCTCGATGGCCAGGAGGGGCAGGTCGAGGCGCAGATCTCTCGCGCATACCAGGTGATCAGCGAGTCCCAGGCCGATATCGCAAAGCTTGAGAGCGACCGGTTGAGCGAAGTCGCCCAGGGCATGCGCGATACGGAAAGCCGGATCATGCAATTGCGCGAGCGCTTGCGGGCGATCGACGACCAGCTTGCAAGAACAGATATCCGGGCTCCAGAAGATGGAACGATCATGAACCTGCGCATCCACACGGCCGGTGGCGTGGTCGGCGCGGGCGAACCGCTCGTCGATCTCCTGCCGCGCTCCGATCGCCTCATCGTGTCCGTCCACGTCAGACCGGAAGACATGAACCTCGTCCGTGCGGGGCTCGAGGCACAGGTTCACCTCCTTCCCTACAATCAGCGGCGCGTCCCGCTCCTGAAAGGTCGTGTCGAATATGTATCGGCCGACCGTCTCATCGATCAGCAGAGCGGCCAGCCCTATTTTGCCGCAACGATCCGTGTAACGGACGAGCGGCTGGCGAAAATGAGAAATGTCGAACTGGTCGCCGGCATGCCCGCACAGACACTGATAGAAACGGGCCAAAGCAGCGTGGCGCTCTATGCCGTCAGACCACTCCTCGACAGTTTCAACAGAGCATTTCGCGAGGACTGACCGGTGATGGGCAAGAGAAAATTCGATGACGACCAGATTACGGGCATTCTGAAGGAACACCAGGCCGGGGTTACGGTAGCGGATGTCTGCCACAGGTATGGTATCAGCGAGCCGACCTTCTATCGGTGGCAGTCCCTGCAATTCGGTAATGTCAGTCTCTACGCCAAAAAAATGCGAGCGCTGGAGGAAGAGAACCAGAAGCTCAAGAAGCTTTTGGCGGAAGCCATGCTCTCGGCAGCAACGCTGAGCGAGATGCTGGCCAAGACCTCGAGAAGTTGAAGTTAACTTCTAGACAGAGGCCTTGCTTACCCTATTGGTGCGGTCCAAGATCCCGCTTGCCAGCCGATCTATGCTAGCGGAAATCCCGTTTCAATCTCCTCCTCGGGACGGCGGCGGACCAGAACGAGACCACTACATCCCCTTTCCTACGGCTCAGCGTCGATGACGCCACTCCATATTCTGAGACTACGCACTTAGCTCTCTCGCACAGCTACACTTTTAGATATATATTGAGGACGGCACGGCGATTGACACGCCTGCCGAAGGTTGTGTTGTTCGCGTGGAAGGAGATTTGAACATTTTTAATCATCGCTACCTAAATTAGAAAATTCATACATATATTGTGGCGGCGTTCAGTTGCGGTGATCGTTCTCAGGGAAATTCGACCATGGAGAGCTCAGACATGCGTAAAGCTCGTGCCGCAGGCACGGCTCCTGAAAATAGACAGGAACATGCCTCGAGTCCGATCGATAGGCTTTTGTTCTTTGACCGCGATTTCAATCCGATTGGAAATTTGCCGGGCGATGAACTGCCCGCCGCGCTTACACCCGCGATGTCGCTGTGGGAGCATTTTCCTGAGCTGGACAAATCGGCAACCACTCAGGCACTCCAGTCAATGGGCGAAGGCGTCCAATCCCTGCGATTATCGGTCAATGTCAGCAAACCTGGTTCGCAACGACTGACCATCTTTCAGATCGGCAATATGTACGCCGTTGTTCGATCCGGCGATCGCCTTGATGACGAACGGGCAACCCTACTGCATCTGGCCACCCATGATCCGTTGACGGGCCTGCCCAATCGACGCCAGTTTGGCGAGGATCTCGCAACGTCGTTGACGGAAATAATTGCCTCCGGCGAGACCTTGTCTCTGATGCAGCTTGACCTCGACGACTTCAAGCCCGTGAACGACACGCTGGGGCATCCGGCCGGGGACAAGCTTCTTCAACTTGCTGCCAGCCGTATTCAAGGATGCCTTGCGGAAGACGACAGGGCCTATCGCCTCGCGGGTGACGAATTCATGGTCATCTCCATGGGCCCGGGACATCCGCTCAAGGGTCACCAACTGGCGGAAGCCATTGTTTCGGAATTTCAAAAACCCTTCACTATCGATGGCATCGCGGTGTTTGTCGGTAGCAGCGTTGGTGTCTCGACCGCCCCACCGGATGGCGCCAGTCCCGAGCAACTTATGAAGGCATCCGACGTCGCACTCTACGCGGCGAAGAAAGAAGGTCGCGGTCGCGCAAAATCGTTTGATCCTTCAATGCTTGAATTGCTGGAGCAGCGCGAACTGCTGCGCCGCAGCCTTCGAATGGCCTTGGCAAAACACCAATTCTCGATGGAATACCAACCGATCGTGGAGGCCAGTACCATCGTCGGTTTCGAAGCGCTTCTGAGGTGGCACCACCCCTTGCTCGGAAGTATTCCTCCAAGCACCTTCATTCCGATGGCCGAAGCAGATGGCTTGATGCCGGAAATAGGTGCATGGGTTTTGGAACAGGCCTGCCGGGAAGCGATGAACTGGCCCCAGAACTACATCGTCGCCGTCAATGTATCGGCGGCTGAATTCCTGACAAATGGCCTTACCGATCGGATTTCTCAAACGCTGGATCTTGTCGGATTTCCATCGGATCGCCTTGAGCTCGAAATAACCGAAAGCGTTCTGCTCGAGCGAACCGTCAACAACATCGACACCCTCAATACTCTCAATGTGCTCGGCATCAGAATCGCCCTCGACGACTTCGGGACAGAGTATTCATCCCTCAGTTATCTAAAGACATTCCCTTTCGACACGATAAAAATCGATCGGTATTTCATCACGGATCTCGAGAGCGATTTCAAAAGCCAGGCAATCGTCCGCTGTGTCGTTGAGCTCGCTCATGGCCTCCACATGCGCGTAACCGCCGAGGGGGTTGAGACGGAACAGCAGGCGGAATGGTTGCGCAAAGCGGGATGTGACAGGCTGCAAGGCTATTTGGTCAGCAGACCGCTGCCGATCGCGGCGATCAGCGAATTTATCCATCGGACGACAACATCTCAAAGCCGCGCAACATCGTGAGTGCGAGCGTTGCGGCGCGTTTCAAGGACGGCAAGCGCCATCCAGATACAACGGAGGATGTATTGGAAGAGATAGCATCAAGCATCGATCACCATCCATTCGCCCTCATGCTGTCGCTGGAAATGGACGTCGCGCTGGTGAAATCCGAATGGAGATTTTGCGACAGAATTACCGAATATCTCGCTGATATCCTTGGCCAGGGCCAGAGCGATCCCGCCCGATATTCGAATTTTCTTTCGGTCGCGGCGAACGAACTTGTTGAGCTTGCTTTCCGCTGGTCGGGTCAATCAGGTTTGATGAGTTTCAGCCTCCATCGAAACGCAACGACAAATCGCCTGACAATTGAACTCCCGTATCAGGATATGTCCGGTGGCCGTCACACAGAGACGAGATTGATCGAGGCCCGGCCTGACCTCGTCGTTGAAGCAGGAGACGGCAAGGTGTCCACGGCCGGCACGACGGCGCTGCTAGAAGATTTGGCTACAATATTTCGCACAGCGATCCGGATCGAGACGGACGGTGTGCGGAGCACGAAGATCGTCGCGGATTTTCCCTTGGCCGAGGATTTTCGATGAACCACGCAGCGCCCTTCTCGGTTCTTTTTGACCCGACAAACCAGGAGGTGGTCCTGTCCGGCAAGATACGGCCAGAACGTGCTGCAGAAATTGCCGATGCCCTGTCGCTGGTGCAGCAAAGTCTGGAGAGGTACAGCGGGGTCGTCTACCTCAATGTCAAACGTCTGACGCATATCAACATGACCGCCTTTTCGGCCCTGGCAGATATCCTTGCGGAAAGCTGCCGGACGAGGCCGGAGCGGAAGATCGTCATTGTAACCTCAAGCGTGATGGAATGGTCGACCCCGGTTTTTGAAAAGCTGGCAAAACACCACGCCAACTTGACAGTGGCGGTTTATGACTCGGCATTTTATCCGGGTCAGAGCTTCGTGGAGGACGAGGCGTTCATTCCCATTCTCCGTACTCAGACCAAAATGACATGGAGGCATGAGAAGGAACTATTGCCTCGTCACGGTCTGCGTAGCGGTCTCGCTGTTGCGGACATCTGCTGCGGGATTGGTGATTTCGCAGCCTTGGTTCAACGGGAATTCAAGCCGTCCCGCCTTGTTGCGCTCGATCACTCGGTGCGCAGCCTGGAATACGCCCGGAGAGTGGCTGCGGACTTCGATTTGAAAGAAATTGAATACACTTATGGCGACGCGTCCCAGATGCTGCTTCGGGACAATCAATTCGACTTTGTGACGTGCCGGCATTCCCTCCAGATTTTCGATCGTCCGGAGATGCTGCTGCGCGAGCTCTATCGCATCTGCAAGCCCGGCGGTCGCGTCTATATTACCAACGAGAAAAACTCTCATTGCCTGGGTGAGCCGCATGCGGAAACGATCAGGTGGACATATGAAGAAGTCGCCAAATTGTTCAGCTACTTCGACATGGATGTCGAGATGGGGCCGAAAAGCCGCCACCTGCTTGCCGACGCCGGCTTTGACGCGATCAAGGTCGATGCTTTCATGGTAACGAACCTCGACGGCGATCCCCAGGACTTCGCCGACATCATCGAAGCCTGGGAAAACGTCTATGCAGGCCAGATGGCTGTCCGGCGGGGGGATACGCCGGAGTTCATTCGCAGGTTCAGGCAGGGGTTTAAAGACCACGTTTTCGCGGCCCTTCATCCGAAAGGCTATGCGGGCTGGCCGATCTGGGCGGCGTCCGGCCGAAAGCCAGCATGATGGGCGGGAGATTTTCGAAAAGACCGATAAAGCTGGGCTCGTTCCGTGCAAAGTTCATATTGGTCGTCGGCGGAGCAGTCCTGTTCGATCTGCTGGTGAGCGGAGGATTGGCACTCTGGAATGTGCAACGGCTTTCACGCGACGCGACGCTGGAGGTCGGGCAAGGACTCGAGGCGGCAAGCCAGGAATATATCGTGACATATGCCGACTCCACCGCTGCCCAGGTCAGTTTGTTGTTTCGGCAGGTCCACAGCGATGTTGGCGAGTTGGCTGGCGTGCTTCAGGCACAAATCGACAATCCGCAGCGCAATTCCGACGTCGGCGCAGCAATCGCCCGAACCTCTCCCGGCGCCGTGAACCTCGCTTATGACCAGAAGGGCAACTGGTCTCAAAACGCTCCGGGCTCGGTCTCCGTTGTGAGTGTCTGGGGCTACCTGCTGAGGCCCGACCACAGTCCCAGACCTGATGTCGAAGCCGACATCCAGACGAGTGCGGTTCTCGACATCGTAGCGCCGAGTTTGCTGCAGCACGGTTCTTCCAAGCTCCAGATGTATTACATTGGCCCGAAGGAAAGGCCGATTTTCAGAACCGCACCATATACGGACCAAGCCCAGACTTTCGATCGTCTCTATCCCGGTCACAACAATGAAAATTTCTGGCACTTCTTTTTTCCCGGGCTCTACGAGTCTTGGCAGGGCTGGGCCGCCAATATGAATTCGCGGCCGGTCGCAGAGGATATCACGCAGACAGCGCCATATACCGATGCGATTACCGGGAAGCTCATCGTGAGTTTCTTTCATCCCCTATGGACAGCCGACAGGAAGGACGTCGCCGGCGCCGCTGGCGCGGACATCACGCTCGACCAACTCGCGCAGACCGTTGAAAACGTTAAAGTGGCCCAATCCGGGTTTGGTCTTCTCGCAATGTCCGACGGAAACGTCGTCGCGATCAACCATACAGGCGAGGAAACTCTAGGCCTGCGATCCGCGAGCGATGCGAGCGGAACAGGCGTGACTGGGCTGGAGCGGTCATTGAAGGGAAGTTCACAGCCCGAAATTGCGAAAATGGCCCTGGACCGCGAACAGGGCATCCAACACCTGTTGTTGGAACGAAACGGGCAAAAAGTTCCCTACATCGTGATCGTGAAGAAACTCCCTGCGACCAATCTCTGGTCCAGCGGCCCGGTCCGTCAAGAGGCGATGTCCCTCGTCCTGGTCGTCCCCGAGCGGGAAATCGACGCTTCCCTGTATGCGGCGCAAGCCAAGATTTCCGAGGCCACGAACCGCATCGTGCTCTATCAGATCCTGGCAATCGCGATGTCGCTGGCAATCGTCACCATCGCGGTGCTTGCAGCATCAAAGCGAATAACGAGCGGTATCAGTGCTCTCGCCGATGCCGCGAGAAGGATCCAGACGAAGGATTACTCGGTACGGGTTGCCATCACCAGCAGAGACGAGGTTGGCGAGGCCGGGGAAGCATTCAACAGGATGGCCGAAGAGATCAGCTTTCACACCGAAAATCTCGAGCAACTCGTCGAGGAGCGAACGGCGCAGATCGAGGATGCAAAGGAAGAGATTTCCACGTTGAACGCTCAGCTTCAGCGAGAAAATCGACGGCTTGGGACGGAACTGGCCGTCGCCGAGAGAATCCAGCTGATGGTGCTGCCGTTGCATCAGGAGCTCGACGAAGTGCAGGCGCTGGAAATAGCGGCATATATGAGACCCGCCGAGGAGGTCGGTGGCGACTATTACGATGTTTTGAAAAGCGGCCATCGCCTGAAAATCGGCATTGGCGACGTCGCCGGGCACGGGCTCGAAAGCGGAGTCTTGATGTTAATGGTTCAGTCGGTCGCCCGCGCGCTGCAGGAGGCAGGCAATGCCGATGCAGTCAAATTTCTCACCGACCTTAATAGTGCGCTTTTCAAGAATATCGTGAGAACCAAGATCGACAAGCACCTCACTTTGGCGTTCCTTGATTACGATGGAAAAGAAATGATCCTGTCCGGCCAGCACGAAGAGGTGATCGTTATACGGACGAACGGTGAGATCGAGCGTATTGATACGATGGATCTGGGAATACCGATCGGGCTGCAGGCCGACATTTCCGAGTTCATCAAGACGCGCAGGATAACGTTCGAGAAGGGCGACCTCATTCTTCTCCACACAGACGGCGTGACGGAGGCCGAGAACGATGCTGGAGAACTGTTTGGCATTGAACGT includes:
- a CDS encoding HlyD family type I secretion periplasmic adaptor subunit, producing the protein MTFVQLDAALARFSDLSKTGLRLAHRSTAPARRQAGSFPIIDPKQRGPAPPSPMPGLRGVVWTGNLLILVFIVGLGIWSVLAPLKSAAVASGVIEPETSRKTIQHLEGGIVRRILVKNGDAVMGGQIVIELDDTKFRSERDSIQGQLWDAEGSRARLLAEQTGADHVTYPGDLGAAMERYPSVGAILTGQQKIFEARRRVMQAEIQIANEKIAQVRQEIAGLGAQKAALAGRTAISSEEMDQVTTLNAKGLEKKSRLLNLQREKADLDGQEGQVEAQISRAYQVISESQADIAKLESDRLSEVAQGMRDTESRIMQLRERLRAIDDQLARTDIRAPEDGTIMNLRIHTAGGVVGAGEPLVDLLPRSDRLIVSVHVRPEDMNLVRAGLEAQVHLLPYNQRRVPLLKGRVEYVSADRLIDQQSGQPYFAATIRVTDERLAKMRNVELVAGMPAQTLIETGQSSVALYAVRPLLDSFNRAFRED
- a CDS encoding transposase, with protein sequence MGKRKFDDDQITGILKEHQAGVTVADVCHRYGISEPTFYRWQSLQFGNVSLYAKKMRALEEENQKLKKLLAEAMLSAATLSEMLAKTSRS
- a CDS encoding bifunctional diguanylate cyclase/phosphodiesterase, which gives rise to MRKARAAGTAPENRQEHASSPIDRLLFFDRDFNPIGNLPGDELPAALTPAMSLWEHFPELDKSATTQALQSMGEGVQSLRLSVNVSKPGSQRLTIFQIGNMYAVVRSGDRLDDERATLLHLATHDPLTGLPNRRQFGEDLATSLTEIIASGETLSLMQLDLDDFKPVNDTLGHPAGDKLLQLAASRIQGCLAEDDRAYRLAGDEFMVISMGPGHPLKGHQLAEAIVSEFQKPFTIDGIAVFVGSSVGVSTAPPDGASPEQLMKASDVALYAAKKEGRGRAKSFDPSMLELLEQRELLRRSLRMALAKHQFSMEYQPIVEASTIVGFEALLRWHHPLLGSIPPSTFIPMAEADGLMPEIGAWVLEQACREAMNWPQNYIVAVNVSAAEFLTNGLTDRISQTLDLVGFPSDRLELEITESVLLERTVNNIDTLNTLNVLGIRIALDDFGTEYSSLSYLKTFPFDTIKIDRYFITDLESDFKSQAIVRCVVELAHGLHMRVTAEGVETEQQAEWLRKAGCDRLQGYLVSRPLPIAAISEFIHRTTTSQSRATS
- a CDS encoding class I SAM-dependent methyltransferase, which encodes MNHAAPFSVLFDPTNQEVVLSGKIRPERAAEIADALSLVQQSLERYSGVVYLNVKRLTHINMTAFSALADILAESCRTRPERKIVIVTSSVMEWSTPVFEKLAKHHANLTVAVYDSAFYPGQSFVEDEAFIPILRTQTKMTWRHEKELLPRHGLRSGLAVADICCGIGDFAALVQREFKPSRLVALDHSVRSLEYARRVAADFDLKEIEYTYGDASQMLLRDNQFDFVTCRHSLQIFDRPEMLLRELYRICKPGGRVYITNEKNSHCLGEPHAETIRWTYEEVAKLFSYFDMDVEMGPKSRHLLADAGFDAIKVDAFMVTNLDGDPQDFADIIEAWENVYAGQMAVRRGDTPEFIRRFRQGFKDHVFAALHPKGYAGWPIWAASGRKPA
- a CDS encoding SpoIIE family protein phosphatase, producing the protein MMGGRFSKRPIKLGSFRAKFILVVGGAVLFDLLVSGGLALWNVQRLSRDATLEVGQGLEAASQEYIVTYADSTAAQVSLLFRQVHSDVGELAGVLQAQIDNPQRNSDVGAAIARTSPGAVNLAYDQKGNWSQNAPGSVSVVSVWGYLLRPDHSPRPDVEADIQTSAVLDIVAPSLLQHGSSKLQMYYIGPKERPIFRTAPYTDQAQTFDRLYPGHNNENFWHFFFPGLYESWQGWAANMNSRPVAEDITQTAPYTDAITGKLIVSFFHPLWTADRKDVAGAAGADITLDQLAQTVENVKVAQSGFGLLAMSDGNVVAINHTGEETLGLRSASDASGTGVTGLERSLKGSSQPEIAKMALDREQGIQHLLLERNGQKVPYIVIVKKLPATNLWSSGPVRQEAMSLVLVVPEREIDASLYAAQAKISEATNRIVLYQILAIAMSLAIVTIAVLAASKRITSGISALADAARRIQTKDYSVRVAITSRDEVGEAGEAFNRMAEEISFHTENLEQLVEERTAQIEDAKEEISTLNAQLQRENRRLGTELAVAERIQLMVLPLHQELDEVQALEIAAYMRPAEEVGGDYYDVLKSGHRLKIGIGDVAGHGLESGVLMLMVQSVARALQEAGNADAVKFLTDLNSALFKNIVRTKIDKHLTLAFLDYDGKEMILSGQHEEVIVIRTNGEIERIDTMDLGIPIGLQADISEFIKTRRITFEKGDLILLHTDGVTEAENDAGELFGIERLCHEALRVKNESADKVVSGIVAALMHFIGSHKIHDDITLLAVRHR